TAAATTGCCTCTCTCTACTGTCTAGAAAGCCCAGTAATCCAAACATTACTCAACTCATCCAACCCTCCAGCTAAAAGCACCCCCTCGTCACCAGGACATGGCGCCCTCGGCCGCCAGCGGCCTCGGCACCGCCTTTGCGACGGCACCACCGGCCAGCACGTCGTAGATGCGCTTGCCGAACCTCGAAAAGGCGTTGGTCATGCCCCCAATCTCCGTCAGCCTCTTCTCCAGGGCCGACAGCGCAAAGGGAAAGGCCTCGCCGCCGACGCGGAGCACGTTCTGGTCCAGGTCGATCTCGATCGCGGCGCCCGTGCCGGCGAGCTCGTAGAAGCGCTCGTCGGCGATGGTGAatcccagcaggcccagggacGGCATGTTGCGGGCAAAGATGAAGGCGAAGCTCTTGGCGATGACGCATTTTGCTCCGACGCCTGGAAGATGAATGTTAGTATGTTTAGTGTGTATATCTCGCTTTTCGTTGCTTGGTCGTGATTGATTGGTTAAGGAATgaggactagaactagaactagaaatagaactagaactacctAGTCTTACCTAGCAAAGCCTGTACGGCCTCCTGGCGACTTGACCCGCAACCAAACGCCTTGCCGCCGACAATGACCTCGTGGCCGTCCTTGACTGCATCGCGGAAACCTGGCTCGTTCCTCTCCATGCAGTGGGACCCGAGCTCTTTGTTGTCTTTGGATGTAAGTAGGAACTGGGCAGGAGCAAGCTGCATCCCAGATTGTAAGTCAACTGTTAGTCTCTGACTCTCTCGGTGTAGTTCAGGGCAGAAAAGAAAGGGTCGCTCAGTggttttgcttttgcttaCCGCGTCTGTATCGACAAAGTCTCCCAGGCGGTACACTTTGCTCTTGATGACCCCCTGCGCCGGAGCCTTTTCTGTGGTGGTTGAATCAGCTGCAGTGTTGTTGGCTGCCGCAGGGCTCTCTTCAGCTGGCTCATCAGCTGCTTCGAGACCATCTCTTCCGGCAGGCTCAACCCAGGATGGCTCCTCCAGGGCACCAGTAGGCAGGGAGCCTTTGCCCTTGACCTTGTCCCAGTGCTCGTCTGGGATGAGATCAATCAGCTCCTGGGGCGATGTGACCTTCATGTCAAAAGACGATGCGGCCACGGTGGCGGCTGAAGCCAACGAACCAAGAGCGCCTAAACACGACGGTATCAAAATCTCAtcagttttgtttttttattaaaAATTCTGATTCAAACAAAAACCTTGGGCCCTCGGGCAAAGTCACGGAAATGCACAAAAACTCACCTCTACCCATGCGGTTCTCAAAGTTGCGGTTTTGACTGCTCAGCCAAACCGAGCCGGGCGCGGCCATATCGGCACCCATGCCCACGCAGTACGAGCAGCCCGGGATGCCAATGGTGAAGCCGGCGCGCTCGTAAATCTCGGCCAGGCCGGTCTTGCGCAGGTGCTCGGCGATGGGGCGACTGCCGGGCACGACGCGGCGCTCGCCACGGGCGACGGGCCGGAGCCCCTTGTCCAGGCCCGCCTTGAGCACGAGGGCGCCGACGACCAGGTCCTCCTCGGCGGTGGTGCAGGCGCCGATGAAGACGCCGTCCAGCGCGGTGCCGGCGACCTGGCCGACGGGCACGACGTCGTCGGGGCTGGGGTAGCGGGCGACGCACGGCTCGGCGCGCGAGAGGTCGATCTCGTAGGACTCGGCGTAGGCGCAGCCGCGGTCGGGGCGGAAGTAGCGCGAGCCCCGGCGGTGGTGGGGGGTCTTGCGGGCGTCGACGAAGCGCTTGGTCACGGCGTCGGGGGCAAAGATGCCGGTGATGCCGCCAAACTCGGTGGTCATGTTGGCGACGGCGAAGCGCGAGTCGGAGCTCAGCCACCGGCAGCCGGGGCCGGTGTACTCGACGACGcggtcggcggcgacggtgtTGCGCTTGAGCTGCTGCAGGATGTGCAGGATGACGTCcttgccgccgacgccgcggGCGGGGCGGCCGGTCAGGCGGATCTCGACCACCTCGGGCACCTTGAACCAGATCTGGCCCGTGACCAGCGCCATGGTGACCTCGGTGGCGCCCAGGCCGATGGACAGGCAGCCGTTGGCCCCCGCGCTGCACGTGTGCGAGTCCGACCCGATCACCAGCTGCCCCGGCTGCGCCCGCTCGCGGTAGAACTCGGTGTGCATGATGGTGTAGTTGCTGCCCTGGAACTGCGTCATCTTGAACTTTTTGCGCGCAAAGTCCATCTCCCGCACCAGGCTCTGCACCAGCGGCGTGTCTGACACCCGCGGGTCCACCACGTGGTCTCCCGCCAGCCAGAACCGGTCGTTGCGGAACACCCCGGGGTCGCCCAGCTTGTTGTACACCTGAAGCATGCCCTTTTGGGGATAGGTCAGAGTCAGTAGGTGTTGTGTAATTAGGAAAGAAGATCACATAAAGAACATCACATATCAAATACAAATATCATCAACTTACATGCCAGCTGGCTTCGCTCGCCATGACCCAGTCTACCGACACCCGAATGGTATCTCCCGTCTTGACATACCCAGTACGCGACAGATCGTGCATTGCAAAGATCTTTTCCGTCACGTTCATGGGTGGTCGGCCGGCAGGACGCAGACTCAGAGGCGCCGTCATGGCCCCGTCGTATCGCTCGGCCGAATTTAATGCCTCGAGCCCTAGAAGAGGTCAGCTTGGATTTTTTGCTCCTTCCGACCCCGAGAGTGACTTGCAAAACATACACGCAGATGTAAGAAGGAGAAGCTCGTCAACGTCATCCGCCGAAATTTCATCCGTCCACGACAAGGCCATGCCGCCCAGGTTGGTGGGTGCCGTGGCGATGCTGACGGTCTGCAGCAGGGCGTCGCTCTCCTTGACCTGTCCGTTTCTTCGCAAATGTGCGCCCAAAACAGAGAAGACGGTCAGAGGATGCAGCGACGACTGCTTCTCGCCGTCTGGAATGGAGCTCCATGCGTCATCTTCCAGTTGAACGTTGCGTATTGTGTGCAAGAGCTGTCCCAATCGAGACTGGAGCGATTCGTCGGCCATGATGGGTTGTGTGAAAGAATAACAGAGGTGTGATGAATCGATGATAATAAtgacaaaaataaaacggaTGATGTAATTCAACGAGTCCTGCTCTGTCCTGCTCTGCAGTGGTAACGTTGGAGATGCTGAAAATAAGTACAAGGTGGGGCGAGAGGGATTGAGCTGAACTGGTGGAAAGAAAACCTATGGCAGAGGAGGGAATAGTGTGGAGGAATAGTATGGAGGAATAACAAAAATCTACCAGCAGCCTGGGAAAGGGCTCATTTTGAAACAATTCTTCAAGGTCAGCAATTTGTGTCAAGCGAACCCCGAAAGATCGAAAACACCATGGGATGACTGActgctggagctggagcAAGGCTAACGAAACCTGTCAAAAGAATCCTCCGACGGTTCACCAAGTGATTCAAATGGGTGGGTATCAGGGACGTCCAAGCTAAAATTATCATCATAGCTACCAGAGCTAAGGTACAGAGGTCGAGGTATATCAGACTAGTCTAGACAAATATGATTTTTCGTCCGATATGCCAAATCCAGTATAGTAGTACCAGCTATCAAGTCGTCTGtgagggaaaaaagaaaagtgggTGTTGGCTTCAGGACCCTTGGCTGCTGGTCGAGGCATTCGTGGTAGGGCCTGGACGCGAACCCCGGCATTGAATTTGAAGCTTATTCATGCATAGAGCTAGTTATTAAAAGACccaggagaagaaaaaaaaataaaaaaaaataaaaacgccCCAGAGCTTATTTCAAACATGTTACATTTGTTTTGCACCAAGGCGGATGCCAAGTCCACACGCCAAGCCCTTGCTGTCCACCGAAAAGGATATTTAGGTGTAGGGTTGAAACCAGCTTAAACCGACCCCCGACCCGCGTGACCATTGTCGGCCTGGGGCTTTGCCTCTTTTTTATTCCCCGAACAAAAGGGGTCATCCATCCACCCAAAGATCTGCGCGCGCCTTGTTGGGCCGGCAACTGACTGACTATTCAAGGTCGCCTCGGCAAGGCATATTATCCCCCCCTGGCGTTTTGGGAAGCTCAACTCTGTCTGTCCGATTACTATAaacctcccccccccccccccccccccggccGGGGCGGTGGCCCGAGCCCCAACATGCAGCCCTGTGATCCACACAATTGAGACGTCGTTTTCAAACTTTGTTTCCACGTTGACCTACCTCCCCAGGCAGCTGCTCAAAGCCCTGAACTGCCTGGGTACCTGAAGTTGATCGTGTAGCAAAAAGCGAAATCTAGCGTGACGCTGGCTGCGCTCGCTTGCACCTGCATCTCGTTTCAATTGGGTTTTGCGACAAGAATACACATTCGGTACGGGTGCCGACATACTAGAGCCGGCGGGAATAGACAAGACTGGGGTTTCCTTTTCCCTTTGTCTGTCAGTGGTCACATGGAATCTCAGATGCTTGATTGCTTGATAAAGCTGCTCTTTGATCTACAAACTACTTTGGACTCGCCATAGGAGAGGGAAGAGAATTTTCAGACTGTTGAATCTTGTTTAATATAATCTTTTTGCCAAAATGTCAACCAAGAAATTCAGCATCGTTGCTTTCGGGGGAGACTATGCCGGACCCGAGGTAGGATTCACTTTTGTCAGACTGGCTTTTCCTTGCCATACACTGGCGTCACTGATATCAAGTTGCTGACCAAATGTATTATTCAATCATCCACAGGTTATGGCCGAGGGCCTCAAGGTCATGAACCAGGTTCTGAGTCGGTATCCCGATGTCGAATGTGACATCAAGTCCTACGAGCTGGGCGGTGTAAGTTGGACTCTGATCGACAGTTGTAGTTTCTGCCGCTAACCAGAAATCCCCGCGACAGACCAGCTTTGACCTCCATGGAGAAGCCCTTTTACCCGAAGCCCTGGAGGCAGCCAAAAAGGCCGACGCCGTGCTGGTGGGCGCTGTTGGTGGTCCTGTAAGCAGCTTGTCTTGCCCTGAGTGTTTTATACTTTTAGGCCATCTACTAAACTCTACCTCTGCAAAAACGACACAGAAATGGAACGGTCGCGTACCGTCGGTAGAGTTCCAAAGCCTGGGGGCCCTGCGGCGCGAGCTGCAGCTGTACGGCAACCTGCGGCCCATCAACTTCGCCGCGCCGTCGCTGGTGGACGACTCGCCGCTCAAGGCCGAGGTGGTCCGGGGCACCGACATCCTCATGATCCGGGAGCTGACGGGCGGCATCTACTTTGGCGAAAAGTCGCAGGGCGACCGGGCGGCCTCGGACACGGACCGCTACACGTACGAGGAGGTGGAGCGGGTGGCGCGGCTGGCCGGGTCGCTGGCGCGGCAGCAGCGCGACCCGCCGCTGCCCGTGGTCAGCCTGGACAAGGCCAACGTGCTCATGGCCTGCGGGGCGTTTTGGCGCCGCGTCGTCGCCGAGGTCTTTGCCGCCGAGTTTCCAGACGTGCCGCTAACCCACCAGCTGGCCGACAGCGCCGCCATGATCCTGGCCTGCAGCCCCACCAAGCTCAACGGCGTCGTGCTGGCCAGCAACCTCTTTGGCGACATACTCAGCGACCAGGCGAGCGTCATTGCCGGGAGCATTGGTCTTTTGCCGAGCGCCAGCCTGTGTGGGATTCCTACAGCCGGATCGGGAATGATTAAAGGGTTGTATGAGCCGATCCACGGTGAGTTActtgttgtttgtttgtgCTCTGCTTTTGTGCCGCGAATCTGGCTGCCAAGTGCTGACTGGTTTTCACCATGAATTATCAGGCTCCGCCCCCGATATTGCAGGGAAGCAGGTTGTAAACCCCATAGGGATGATTCTCTCCGTGGCCATGAT
This DNA window, taken from Pyricularia oryzae 70-15 chromosome 6, whole genome shotgun sequence, encodes the following:
- a CDS encoding 3-isopropylmalate dehydratase large subunit 2, with protein sequence MADESLQSRLGQLLHTIRNVQLEDDAWSSIPDGEKQSSLHPLTVFSVLGAHLRRNGQVKESDALLQTVSIATAPTNLGGMALSWTDEISADDVDELLLLTSAWLEALNSAERYDGAMTAPLSLRPAGRPPMNVTEKIFAMHDLSRTGYVKTGDTIRVSVDWVMASEASWHGMLQVYNKLGDPGVFRNDRFWLAGDHVVDPRVSDTPLVQSLVREMDFARKKFKMTQFQGSNYTIMHTEFYRERAQPGQLVIGSDSHTCSAGANGCLSIGLGATEVTMALVTGQIWFKVPEVVEIRLTGRPARGVGGKDVILHILQQLKRNTVAADRVVEYTGPGCRWLSSDSRFAVANMTTEFGGITGIFAPDAVTKRFVDARKTPHHRRGSRYFRPDRGCAYAESYEIDLSRAEPCVARYPSPDDVVPVGQVAGTALDGVFIGACTTAEEDLVVGALVLKAGLDKGLRPVARGERRVVPGSRPIAEHLRKTGLAEIYERAGFTIGIPGCSYCVGMGADMAAPGSVWLSSQNRNFENRMGRGALGSLASAATVAASSFDMKVTSPQELIDLIPDEHWDKVKGKGSLPTGALEEPSWVEPAGRDGLEAADEPAEESPAAANNTAADSTTTEKAPAQGVIKSKVYRLGDFVDTDALAPAQFLLTSKDNKELGSHCMERNEPGFRDAVKDGHEVIVGGKAFGCGSSRQEAVQALLGVGAKCVIAKSFAFIFARNMPSLGLLGFTIADERFYELAGTGAAIEIDLDQNVLRVGGEAFPFALSALEKRLTEIGGMTNAFSRFGKRIYDVLAGGAVAKAVPRPLAAEGAMSW
- a CDS encoding 3-isopropylmalate dehydrogenase encodes the protein MAEGLKVMNQVLSRYPDVECDIKSYELGGTSFDLHGEALLPEALEAAKKADAVLVGAVGGPVSSLSCPECFILLGHLLNSTSAKTTQKWNGRVPSVEFQSLGALRRELQLYGNLRPINFAAPSLVDDSPLKAEVVRGTDILMIRELTGGIYFGEKSQGDRAASDTDRYTYEEVERVARLAGSLARQQRDPPLPVVSLDKANVLMACGAFWRRVVAEVFAAEFPDVPLTHQLADSAAMILACSPTKLNGVVLASNLFGDILSDQASVIAGSIGLLPSASLCGIPTAGSGMIKGLYEPIHGSAPDIAGKQVVNPIGMILSVAMMFRYSLGMPEAAGLIETAVRDTIEAGVRTKDMGGNASTKEIGDHVVQILSKLG